One Algibacter sp. L3A6 genomic region harbors:
- a CDS encoding alpha-isopropylmalate synthase regulatory domain-containing protein: MEVKRIEIMDTTLRDGEQTSSVSFSASEKLTIAKLLLEELKVDRIEIASARVSEGELQAVKDVTAWAKETNYLNAVEVLTFVDKGISINWMLEAGAKVQNLLTKGSLNHLTHQLKKTPNQHFTEIKENINQATEQGIETNIYLEDWSNGMRNSKAYVFEFLEFLSTQSVKRVMLPDTLGILTPEESFDFVKEIKDKYPSLHFDFHAHNDYDLGVANVMAGLKAGADGLHLTVNGMGERAGNAPMASTIAVINDFMPEVEIGVNETFLYTISKLIETFSGFMIPANKPVVGANVFTQTAGIHADGDNKNNLYFSDLMPERFGRTRKYALGKSSGKANIQKNLQELGLQLDGEDLKKVTQRIIELGDKKQVVTKEDLPYIISDVLDRSYEEKVKVNAYVLTHAMGLKPTTTVSLTINEEVFEESAHGDGQFDAFMNAIKSVFTQKQLKLPKLVDYAVRIPPGSNSDALCETIITWKSAEKEFKTRGLDSDQTVSAIKATEKMMNIVVS; the protein is encoded by the coding sequence ATGGAAGTAAAAAGAATTGAAATAATGGATACGACATTGCGCGATGGTGAACAAACCTCGAGCGTGTCGTTTTCTGCTTCTGAAAAGCTCACTATAGCTAAACTTTTATTAGAAGAACTAAAAGTAGATCGTATTGAAATTGCCTCGGCACGCGTGTCGGAAGGAGAACTTCAAGCGGTTAAAGATGTTACAGCATGGGCTAAGGAAACCAACTATTTAAATGCTGTTGAAGTTTTAACTTTTGTTGATAAAGGCATCTCTATAAATTGGATGCTAGAAGCAGGAGCAAAGGTGCAAAACTTACTAACTAAAGGTTCGTTAAACCATTTAACTCATCAGCTTAAAAAAACTCCAAATCAGCACTTTACAGAAATTAAAGAAAATATTAATCAAGCCACAGAACAGGGTATTGAAACTAATATTTATTTAGAAGATTGGAGTAATGGTATGCGAAATTCTAAAGCATATGTTTTTGAATTTTTAGAGTTTTTATCAACGCAATCTGTAAAGCGTGTTATGCTTCCTGATACTTTAGGGATATTAACACCAGAGGAATCTTTTGATTTTGTTAAAGAGATTAAAGATAAATATCCGAGTTTACATTTCGATTTTCATGCACATAACGATTACGATTTAGGTGTTGCCAATGTTATGGCTGGTTTAAAAGCTGGAGCAGATGGTTTACATTTAACAGTTAATGGTATGGGTGAACGTGCAGGAAATGCACCAATGGCTAGTACTATTGCTGTTATAAACGATTTTATGCCTGAGGTTGAAATTGGTGTAAACGAAACCTTTTTATATACTATTAGTAAACTTATAGAAACCTTTTCTGGTTTTATGATTCCTGCTAATAAGCCTGTTGTTGGCGCCAATGTATTTACGCAAACGGCTGGAATACATGCTGATGGTGACAATAAAAATAATTTATATTTCAGTGATTTAATGCCAGAGCGTTTTGGGAGAACCCGAAAATATGCTCTAGGAAAATCGTCTGGAAAGGCTAACATACAAAAGAATTTACAAGAATTAGGCCTTCAGCTTGATGGTGAAGATCTTAAGAAAGTAACCCAACGTATCATTGAGTTGGGCGATAAAAAACAGGTTGTTACCAAGGAGGATTTGCCGTATATTATTTCAGATGTTTTAGACAGAAGTTATGAAGAAAAGGTTAAAGTTAACGCATACGTGCTAACGCATGCTATGGGTTTAAAACCAACAACTACGGTTTCACTTACTATAAATGAAGAAGTGTTTGAAGAAAGCGCTCATGGCGATGGCCAATTTGATGCGTTTATGAATGCTATTAAAAGTGTTTTTACACAGAAACAATTAAAGTTGCCTAAATTAGTGGATTATGCAGTACGTATACCACCGGGAAGTAACTCTGATGCGCTTTGTGAAACCATTATTACATGGAAAAGTGCTGAAAAAGAATTTAAAACACGTGGTTTAGATTCTGATCAAACGGTTTCGGCAATTAAGGCTACTGAAAAGATGATGAATATTGTTGTGAGTTGA
- a CDS encoding acyl-CoA thioesterase, with product MRFHTRKWVKPEDLNANGTLFGGRLLEWIDEEAAIYSIIQLENQKVVTKFMSEIDFKSSAKQGDIVEIGIDVVKFGKASLVLGAEVRNKMTRETIITISNIVMVNVGPDGKPLPHGKTEIEYVADRL from the coding sequence ATGAGATTTCATACTAGAAAATGGGTTAAACCCGAAGATTTAAATGCCAATGGTACATTGTTTGGCGGTCGTTTATTAGAATGGATTGATGAGGAAGCTGCTATTTATTCTATTATCCAATTAGAGAACCAAAAAGTAGTAACAAAATTTATGAGTGAAATCGATTTCAAATCGTCTGCAAAGCAAGGTGATATTGTAGAAATTGGTATTGATGTTGTAAAATTTGGAAAAGCCTCATTAGTGTTAGGAGCAGAGGTTAGAAATAAAATGACGAGAGAAACTATTATTACAATTTCAAACATTGTAATGGTTAACGTTGGTCCTGATGGTAAACCTTTACCGCATGGTAAAACAGAAATTGAATATGTGGCCGATAGGTTGTAA
- a CDS encoding DUF72 domain-containing protein — MKFGSVTNPETIDFTLPQDHIDTKRILNTVKDDNVPDIYVGCAKWNRADLKGFYPRGTKDELKYYASQFNSIELNATFYRIFPAEQFETWYNKTPEGFKFFPKLNQEISHYKRLHNTEAIVEQYLYNASHLKEKLGTVFLQMHNNFTPKDFDKVVAFAENWPKSIPLAIEFRHTDWYNDKVIADALYQLLEGLNISNVIVDTAGRRDLMHMRLTNSTAFVRYVGANHPSDYGRLDDWIERLKLWKEEGVKEVDFFIHQNIEVESPLLSAYFIKQVNEKLGYALNIPNEEKQQSLF, encoded by the coding sequence ATGAAATTTGGCAGTGTTACAAATCCTGAAACTATTGATTTTACCTTACCTCAAGATCATATAGATACTAAGCGCATTTTAAATACGGTAAAGGATGATAATGTGCCAGATATTTATGTAGGTTGTGCAAAATGGAATAGGGCAGACTTGAAGGGTTTTTACCCTCGTGGTACAAAAGATGAACTTAAATATTATGCTTCCCAATTCAATTCAATAGAATTAAACGCTACATTTTATCGCATTTTTCCTGCGGAACAGTTTGAAACTTGGTACAATAAAACACCTGAAGGTTTTAAGTTTTTTCCGAAGTTGAATCAAGAAATTAGTCATTACAAGCGTTTGCATAATACTGAGGCTATTGTTGAGCAATATCTATACAACGCATCGCATTTAAAAGAAAAACTAGGTACTGTTTTTTTACAAATGCATAATAATTTCACACCTAAAGATTTTGATAAAGTGGTTGCTTTTGCTGAAAACTGGCCTAAAAGCATTCCTTTAGCAATAGAATTTAGGCATACCGATTGGTATAACGACAAAGTGATTGCGGATGCCTTGTATCAACTTTTAGAAGGTCTAAATATTTCTAATGTTATTGTAGATACCGCTGGGCGTCGCGATTTAATGCATATGCGATTAACTAATTCTACGGCTTTTGTGCGCTATGTTGGAGCTAATCATCCTTCGGATTATGGGCGATTAGATGATTGGATTGAACGTTTAAAACTTTGGAAAGAAGAAGGTGTTAAAGAAGTTGATTTTTTCATTCATCAAAATATTGAAGTAGAATCGCCATTACTTTCAGCGTATTTTATAAAACAGGTTAACGAAAAGTTAGGATATGCTTTAAATATTCCGAATGAAGAAAAACAGCAATCCTTATTTTAA
- the leuB gene encoding 3-isopropylmalate dehydrogenase — MKFNIAVLAGDGIGPEVMEQAQKVSEAVAEKFGHEITWKPALTGAAAIDAVGEPYPDSTHQVCLASDAVLFGAIGLPRFDNDPSAKVRPENGLLQMRKQLGLFANLRPTFTFPSLLDKSPLKQERIEGTDLVFLRELTGGIYFGEKGRRDGGETAFDNCVYTRVEVQRLAKKGFELAMTRSKRLCCVDKANVMETSRLWRETVQAMEKDYPEVEVSYELVDAVAMRLVQWPNSYDVLITENLFGDILTDEASVISGSMGLMPSASMGSDIALFEPIHGSYPQATGLNIANPMAMVLSAAMMFEIAFNLPEEGKVIRDAVNKALAEGIVTEDLADGGKAYGTKEVGDYLAANI, encoded by the coding sequence ATGAAATTTAATATTGCAGTTTTAGCAGGTGATGGTATTGGACCTGAAGTAATGGAGCAAGCACAAAAAGTTAGTGAAGCGGTTGCGGAAAAATTTGGACATGAAATAACTTGGAAGCCAGCATTAACAGGTGCTGCCGCTATTGATGCGGTTGGAGAACCTTACCCAGATAGTACGCACCAAGTTTGTTTGGCTTCGGATGCTGTTTTATTTGGAGCTATTGGTTTGCCTCGTTTTGATAATGATCCTTCGGCAAAAGTACGTCCAGAAAATGGTTTACTTCAAATGCGTAAGCAATTGGGCTTATTTGCTAATTTAAGACCAACGTTTACGTTTCCGTCTTTATTAGATAAATCACCTTTAAAACAAGAGCGTATTGAAGGAACAGATTTAGTGTTTTTACGTGAGTTAACTGGCGGAATCTATTTTGGAGAAAAAGGTAGAAGAGACGGTGGTGAAACGGCTTTTGATAACTGTGTTTATACACGTGTTGAAGTACAACGTTTGGCTAAAAAAGGTTTTGAATTAGCAATGACACGTTCTAAAAGATTATGTTGTGTTGATAAAGCTAACGTTATGGAGACGTCTCGTTTGTGGAGAGAAACTGTTCAGGCTATGGAAAAAGATTATCCTGAAGTTGAAGTAAGTTACGAGTTGGTTGATGCAGTTGCTATGCGTTTGGTACAATGGCCAAATAGCTACGATGTTTTAATTACTGAAAACTTATTTGGTGATATTTTAACGGATGAGGCTTCGGTTATTTCTGGATCTATGGGATTAATGCCATCGGCATCTATGGGGTCTGATATTGCTTTATTTGAGCCAATTCACGGGTCTTACCCACAAGCAACTGGATTAAATATTGCAAACCCAATGGCCATGGTTTTATCGGCAGCCATGATGTTTGAAATTGCTTTTAATTTACCCGAAGAAGGAAAAGTAATTAGAGATGCTGTAAATAAAGCTTTAGCTGAAGGTATTGTTACTGAAGATTTAGCCGATGGCGGAAAAGCTTACGGTACTAAAGAAGTAGGAGATTATCTTGCTGCAAATATCTAG
- a CDS encoding glyoxalase: MNSRDFNLKSIRPEILTATINDAMSSEERFQNLVLRPCIKMQNDLLVAAFRNYIIKHKSVFHGLTLDKRMEYIENAIQKNMKFRNSLKGMIIGVFTVEEYLIYTENSSALNKRMMNIVKERLLSNIQLFDKPELREAV; the protein is encoded by the coding sequence ATGAATTCAAGAGATTTTAATTTGAAGAGTATTCGTCCAGAGATTTTAACAGCAACCATTAATGATGCTATGAGTAGCGAGGAGCGTTTCCAGAACCTAGTACTCCGCCCATGCATTAAAATGCAAAACGATTTACTTGTTGCCGCTTTTAGAAATTACATTATAAAGCATAAATCGGTTTTTCATGGTTTAACGCTCGATAAACGTATGGAATATATTGAAAATGCCATTCAGAAAAATATGAAATTTAGAAATTCTCTAAAAGGCATGATCATCGGTGTTTTTACTGTGGAAGAATATTTAATTTATACTGAAAACTCTTCAGCGCTAAACAAACGCATGATGAATATTGTAAAAGAAAGATTATTAAGTAATATTCAGCTTTTTGATAAACCGGAATTGCGTGAGGCTGTGTAA
- the leuC gene encoding 3-isopropylmalate dehydratase large subunit — MSSTLFDKVWDSHVVRNIADGPDVFYIDRHLIHEVTSPVAFVGLKSRGLSVLYPDRTFAVADHNTPTINQHLPVEDPLSANQLKTLEDNANQYGISHWGLGHQNNGIVHVVGPENGITLPGATIVCGDSHTSTHGAFGAIAFGIGTSEVEMVLTTQCIMQPKPKKMRISINGPLSKGVTPKDVGLYIISQLTTSGATGYFVEYAGDVFENMSMEGRMTVCNLSIEMGARGGMIAPDEKTFEYIKGRAMTPKGADWDKAMTYWETLKTDEDATFDKELVFNAADIEPMITYGTNPGMGMGISKNIPSAESVEGGKATYDKSLAYMGYAENEIMIGKKIDYVFIGSCTNGRIEDFRAFASIVKGRKKADNVTAWLVPGSHIVEAKIKEEGLLDIFETAGFVLREPGCSACLAMNDDKVPAGKYAVSTSNRNFEGRQGPGSRTLLASPLVAAAAAVTGVVTDPRDLL; from the coding sequence ATGAGTAGTACATTATTTGACAAAGTGTGGGATTCGCATGTAGTGCGAAACATTGCAGATGGACCAGATGTGTTTTATATAGACCGTCACTTAATTCACGAAGTTACAAGTCCTGTGGCTTTTGTAGGTTTAAAAAGTAGAGGCTTAAGTGTGTTGTACCCAGACCGTACATTCGCTGTTGCCGATCATAATACACCAACAATTAATCAACATTTACCTGTTGAAGACCCTTTATCTGCTAATCAGTTAAAAACTTTAGAAGATAATGCTAATCAATACGGTATTAGTCACTGGGGATTAGGTCACCAAAATAATGGTATTGTTCACGTTGTAGGACCAGAAAACGGTATTACACTTCCAGGAGCAACTATTGTTTGTGGAGATTCTCATACATCTACTCACGGTGCTTTTGGAGCTATAGCCTTTGGTATTGGTACTTCAGAAGTAGAAATGGTGCTTACTACACAATGTATTATGCAACCAAAACCTAAAAAAATGCGTATTAGCATTAATGGGCCATTAAGTAAAGGTGTTACGCCTAAAGATGTTGGTTTATACATTATTTCTCAATTAACAACGTCTGGTGCAACTGGATATTTTGTTGAGTATGCTGGTGATGTTTTTGAAAACATGTCTATGGAAGGTCGTATGACGGTTTGTAACTTATCTATCGAAATGGGTGCCCGTGGAGGTATGATTGCTCCAGATGAAAAAACGTTTGAATATATTAAAGGTCGTGCCATGACTCCAAAAGGAGCTGATTGGGATAAAGCGATGACCTATTGGGAAACTTTAAAAACTGATGAAGATGCTACTTTCGATAAAGAATTAGTGTTTAATGCAGCAGATATTGAACCAATGATTACCTACGGAACAAATCCGGGAATGGGTATGGGTATTTCTAAAAACATTCCGTCTGCAGAATCTGTAGAAGGAGGTAAAGCTACTTATGATAAGTCTTTAGCTTATATGGGATATGCTGAAAATGAAATAATGATCGGTAAGAAAATCGATTACGTATTTATTGGAAGTTGTACTAACGGACGTATTGAAGATTTCCGTGCATTTGCTTCTATTGTAAAAGGACGTAAAAAAGCAGATAATGTTACAGCTTGGTTAGTACCAGGTTCTCACATTGTTGAAGCTAAAATTAAAGAAGAAGGTTTACTAGATATTTTTGAAACAGCTGGTTTTGTATTAAGAGAGCCAGGATGTTCAGCTTGTTTAGCAATGAATGATGATAAAGTACCTGCAGGAAAATATGCGGTAAGTACATCAAACAGAAACTTTGAAGGTCGTCAAGGACCAGGATCTAGAACTTTACTAGCTAGCCCGTTAGTTGCAGCAGCAGCAGCAGTTACAGGTGTAGTTACAGACCCTAGAGACTTACTATAA
- the leuD gene encoding 3-isopropylmalate dehydratase small subunit has translation MAYDKFTTLTSSIVPLPIENVDTDQIIPARFLKATTRDGFGDNLFRDWRYNGDNTPKEDFILNNPIYTGKILLGGKNFGSGSSREHAAWAVYDYGFRCVVSSFFADIFKNNCLNIGVLPVQISPKFADEIFEAVYADPKTEVEIDLKAQTITLLSSGTKESFDINGYKKDNMLNGFDDIDYLQSMKSEIETFTESRPF, from the coding sequence ATGGCATACGATAAATTTACAACATTAACGAGTAGCATAGTACCGTTACCAATAGAGAATGTAGATACCGATCAAATTATACCAGCTCGTTTTTTAAAAGCGACCACTCGTGATGGTTTTGGAGATAATCTTTTCCGCGATTGGAGATATAACGGTGATAATACACCAAAAGAAGATTTTATATTAAACAATCCAATTTACACAGGGAAAATTTTATTAGGAGGAAAGAACTTTGGTTCAGGTTCTTCTCGTGAGCATGCTGCTTGGGCGGTTTACGATTATGGTTTTCGTTGTGTAGTGTCTAGTTTCTTTGCAGATATTTTTAAAAATAACTGTTTAAACATTGGTGTATTACCAGTACAAATTAGTCCTAAATTTGCAGACGAAATTTTTGAAGCTGTTTATGCAGATCCAAAAACAGAAGTTGAAATTGATTTAAAAGCTCAAACTATTACATTGCTTTCTTCTGGAACGAAAGAAAGTTTTGATATTAATGGTTACAAGAAAGACAACATGCTAAATGGTTTTGATGATATCGACTATTTACAAAGTATGAAAAGCGAGATAGAAACATTTACAGAATCTCGTCCTTTCTAA